A single Thermodesulfobacteriota bacterium DNA region contains:
- a CDS encoding helix-turn-helix domain-containing protein, whose amino-acid sequence MRRRLREALVPAGVAVEEVSGAAELAKHRRQRPFLVCIVDARGPGAAAEAQGCHASRPAERYVFILNGAQRGGEELVPESRSPFGFLREPFGGEEVRAWARRAAAEARLLRGECSLEDLLHGRFRAFLSNLGPQGPTCMHGLVLERVERPLLRAVLEWTGGNQTRASEVLGIHRNTLRAKIRALGIDPSRFGPG is encoded by the coding sequence TTGCGGCGCAGACTGCGCGAAGCCCTCGTGCCGGCGGGCGTCGCGGTGGAGGAGGTTTCCGGCGCCGCAGAGCTTGCCAAGCACCGGCGACAGCGCCCGTTCCTCGTGTGCATCGTCGATGCCCGAGGGCCCGGTGCGGCTGCCGAGGCCCAGGGTTGCCACGCGTCGCGGCCCGCCGAGCGATACGTGTTCATCCTGAACGGCGCGCAGCGGGGGGGCGAGGAGTTGGTGCCCGAGAGCCGCAGCCCCTTTGGGTTCCTGCGGGAGCCCTTCGGGGGGGAGGAAGTGAGGGCCTGGGCTCGCCGGGCCGCCGCCGAGGCGAGGCTCCTGCGGGGGGAGTGCTCCCTGGAGGACCTGCTCCACGGGCGCTTTCGCGCCTTCCTGAGCAACCTCGGTCCCCAGGGCCCCACGTGCATGCACGGACTCGTGCTGGAGCGGGTGGAGCGTCCGCTGCTGCGGGCGGTGCTGGAGTGGACCGGGGGCAACCAGACCCGGGCTTCGGAGGTGCTGGGCATCCACCGCAACACCCTGCGGGCCAAGATCCGTGCCCTGGGGATCGATCCCTCCCGGTTCGGACCGGGGTAG
- a CDS encoding diguanylate cyclase, protein MPDPVRNLLIVSRPAPWFPRTGQRVAQGLLTVEQAPSLQGIEVPAADRGWDVVAFRAEDLRPLGPAEVLAALRELAPQATYLPVTAAPDPQEALYYLKHGAFEYLTEPLPAAEFLRALGEAIENRETFREILDLNRALEAQKEQLLFEKEILERRNRELEAVSRLARALAATLDPGEIAAQLARNVQEALGFPRVLVGLVDHCGKWEEVREELGPADHPGTARGIRWMLRDAGAQPWIRTVLQRGEVLRADAPADHPDVRDTSLGQLHRHPFVKVPLVAGGAVVGTVTAETAGPGEPMSEEALAVLHIFADTAAVALANARLYEAMKELSVRDELTGLFNRRHLLGRLEAECVDADRHGSPLAVLLLDLDHFKLLNDGNDHLTGDAALRRLAGLLLKNTRGIDTVARYGGEEFVILLPRTEREKGRFVAEKLRRVVEAATFEGAAALPGGRLTASVGVACCPEDAASPLELLERADWALYQAKSEGRNRVCVWEADAGGPRSAASGQQAGDP, encoded by the coding sequence ATGCCTGATCCCGTCCGCAACCTGCTGATCGTCTCCAGGCCGGCGCCCTGGTTTCCCCGCACGGGGCAACGGGTGGCCCAGGGGCTGCTGACCGTGGAGCAGGCGCCGTCTCTCCAGGGGATCGAGGTGCCGGCCGCGGACCGGGGGTGGGACGTGGTGGCCTTCCGCGCGGAGGACCTGCGCCCCCTGGGCCCTGCGGAGGTCCTCGCCGCCCTCCGGGAGCTGGCTCCCCAGGCTACGTACCTGCCGGTCACCGCCGCCCCCGACCCCCAGGAGGCGCTCTACTACCTCAAGCACGGGGCATTCGAGTACCTGACCGAGCCCCTCCCGGCCGCGGAGTTTCTCCGGGCGCTGGGGGAAGCGATCGAGAACCGGGAGACCTTCCGCGAGATCCTGGACCTCAATCGTGCCCTGGAAGCCCAAAAGGAGCAGCTCCTCTTCGAAAAGGAGATCCTGGAGCGCAGGAACCGGGAGCTCGAGGCCGTCAGTCGCCTCGCCCGGGCACTGGCCGCCACCCTCGACCCGGGAGAGATCGCGGCGCAGCTCGCCCGCAACGTCCAGGAAGCCCTGGGATTCCCCCGGGTCCTCGTGGGGCTGGTGGACCACTGCGGCAAGTGGGAAGAGGTGAGAGAAGAGCTCGGGCCTGCGGACCACCCCGGCACAGCCCGCGGCATCCGCTGGATGCTGCGGGACGCCGGGGCCCAACCGTGGATCCGCACGGTGCTCCAGCGGGGCGAGGTGCTGCGGGCCGACGCGCCCGCGGACCATCCGGACGTGCGGGACACCTCCCTGGGGCAGCTGCACCGCCATCCCTTCGTAAAGGTACCCCTGGTGGCAGGCGGCGCAGTGGTGGGCACGGTGACGGCCGAGACGGCAGGACCGGGGGAGCCCATGTCCGAGGAGGCGCTCGCGGTCCTGCACATCTTCGCCGACACGGCAGCCGTCGCCCTGGCCAACGCGCGGCTCTACGAGGCAATGAAGGAGCTCTCGGTGCGCGACGAGCTCACCGGGCTCTTCAACCGCCGCCACCTCCTGGGCCGCCTCGAAGCCGAGTGCGTGGACGCGGACCGGCACGGGAGCCCGCTTGCCGTGCTGCTCCTGGATCTCGACCACTTCAAGCTTCTCAACGACGGCAACGACCACCTCACGGGAGACGCGGCGCTTCGCCGCCTCGCGGGGCTCCTGCTCAAGAACACCCGGGGGATCGACACGGTGGCGCGCTACGGAGGCGAGGAGTTCGTGATCCTGCTGCCCCGCACGGAGCGGGAAAAGGGCCGGTTCGTGGCGGAGAAGCTGCGGCGCGTCGTAGAGGCCGCGACGTTCGAGGGTGCGGCGGCCCTGCCCGGAGGCCGCCTGACCGCCAGCGTGGGGGTTGCGTGCTGCCCCGAGGACGCGGCGAGCCCCCTGGAGCTCCTGGAACGGGCGGACTGGGCGCTGTATCAGGCGAAGAGCGAAGGCCGAAACCGGGTGTGCGTGTGGGAAGCCGACGCGGGCGGGCCGCGGTCGGCGGCCAGCGGCCAGCAGGCTGGGGACCCCTAG